From a region of the Capricornis sumatraensis isolate serow.1 chromosome 22, serow.2, whole genome shotgun sequence genome:
- the LOC138069309 gene encoding zinc finger protein ZFP2-like, producing MERYQRNTSNEKRYKCDECGKRFTLKSSLIRHKRIHPGERSYSCNVCGKTFIQSSELTDHQRIHSQLKPHQCDECEKGFYYRAHLVQHQRIHSGEKPFQCSECGKAFHYSAGLIRHQRTHTEEKPYQCNYCGKAFHYNSGLIRHQRTHTGEKPYQCNDCGKAFCLSSHLIQHQRVHTGEKPYQCSECGKSFSQSSGLFHHQRSHSGEKPYECDECGKAFSHSSALVGHQRMHSGERPYECDVCGKAFGYSSHLLGHRRIHTGEKPYECHVCGKAFRQSSHLIVHQQIHTEEKPW from the coding sequence ATGGAAAGATATCAGAGAAACACTTCAAATGAGAAGAGATACAAGTGTGATGAATGTGGGAAAAGATTCACTCTAAAGTCAAGTCTCATTAGACATAAAAGAATCCACCCTGGAGAGAGATCCTATTCATGTAATGTATGTGGCAAAACTTTCATTCAGAGCTCAGAGCTTACTGACCATCAGAGAATACATAGCCAGTTAAAACCACATCAGTGTGATGAGTGTGAGAAAGGCTTTTATTACAGGGCACATCTTGTTCAGCATCAAAGGATCCACTCTGGAGAAAAACCTTTCCAATGTAGTGAGTGTGGGAAAGCTTTTCATTATAGCGCAGGCCTTATTCGACACCAGAGGACCCACACAGAAGAGAAACCATACCAGTGTAATTACTGTGGGAAAGCTTTTCATTACAACTCGGGCCTTATTCGACACCAGAGGAcccacacaggagagaaaccttacCAGTGCAACGACTGTGGGAAAGCTTTCTGTCTGAGCTCACACCTGATacaacatcagagagttcatactggagagaagccataCCAGTGTAGTGAGTGTGGGAAAAGCTTCAGCCAGAGCTCAGGCCTCTTCCatcaccagagaagccacagTGGGGAGAAACCATATGaatgtgatgagtgtggaaaGGCTTTCAGCCATAGTTCAGCTCTTGTTGGACACCAGAGAATGCACAGTGGAGAGAGGCCCTATGAGTGTGATGTGTGTGGGAAGGCTTTCGGCTATAGCTCACATCTTCTGGGACACCGAAGAATCCACACCGGAGAGAAGCCATATGAATGCCATGTGTGTGGAAAAGCTTTCCGGCAGAGCTCACACCTCATCGTACATCAGCAAATCCACACTGAAGAGAAGCCCTGGTAA